The nucleotide sequence CAGGCCGGCGCGTTCGACAGCGGCCTTGATGGCAACCGAGCCCAGTTCGTGGGCGGCCAGGCCGGACAGGCTGCCCAGCATGCCCCCCATGGGCGTGCGGGCAACGGAAACGATGACGACGGGATCAGACATGATTGACTCCTGGAAAGCAAAGGGGGACTGGCGTCACGATGCGGCGAGGCGCCGCGGGGCGCTGCCGGGGCGCAGCCGCCTGTCGGTATCGTACGGGAAAAATTCTTCGATCCGGCCCTGCGCCACATGCGCGCGGCAGGCCTGCCACCACTCGGGCTGCAGCAGGTCGGCGTGATGCCGCAGGAAGGCCCGCCGCACGCGCGGGTCGCCCAGCAGAAAGCGCTCGAACTCTTCGGGAAACACATCATTGGGGCCCACGGCGTACCAGGGCTCGCTGGCCAGCTCGGCCTCTTCGTTGGGAGCGGGCGGAATGCGCCGGAACTGCATTTCAGTCATGCGCTGGATTTCGTCGTAGTCGTAGAACACGACACGGCCCAGCCGGGTGACGCCGAAGTTCTTGTACAGCATGTCGCCCGGGAAAATATTGGCCGTGGCCAGCTGCCGGATGGCGTCGCCGTACTCGCGCACTGCCTGCTCCAGCAGCGGCTCGGGCGCGTGCTGCAGGTACAGGTTCAGGGGCGTCATGCGGCGCTCGATGTACACGTGGCGGATCACCACCGTGTCGTCGTTTTCTTCCAGCAGGCTGGGCACGCGCTGGCGCAATTCGTCGAGCAGCGCCGGCGCGAAGCGCGCGCGCGGCAGGGCCACCTGCGAGTATTCCCAGGTGTCGGCCATGCGGCCCACGCGGTCGTGCAGCTTCACCATCTGGTACTTGCGGCGCACCGTGGCGTGGTCGATGCCGTCTTTGTCGATGCGGTCTTTGATCAGCTTGAACACATACGGGTACGACGGCAGGGTGAACACGCACATCACCATGCCCTTGATGCCGGGCGCGATGTCGAAAGCGTCGCGCGAATGCGCCAGGTGGTGCAGGAAGTCGCGGTAGAACAGCGTCTTGCCCTGCTTCTGCAGGCCGATCATGGTGTACAGCTCGGCCTTGGGCTTGCGCGGCACCAGGCTGGACAGGAAGCTCACCACCGCGGCCGGCGTTTCCATGTCCACCAGGAAGTACGCGCGCGTGAAGCTGAACAGCGTGCTCAGGTCGTCGGCGCCCAGCAGCAGGGCATCCAGTTCGATCTGGCCCGCGGCATTGCGCGCCAGCGCCACGGCGAAGGGGTGCACCGTGCCCTGGTTGATCAGGCGGCCGACGACATAGGCGCCCTTGTTGCGAAAGAACAGCGAGCCCAGCACCTGCACCTGGCAGTCGGAAGCCAGCCGCCGGCCCAGCTGGCGCGGCCATTGGGCGCGCAGCTGGCGCACCGCCGCGCGCGCCAGCAGGCGGGTGTCGCGCGGCAGGTCGGCATAGGCCGCCGCCAGGCCGAAGTCGGCCACCATGCGGATCAGGCTCTTGCGCAGGCCTTCGGTCAGGGGGTAGTACACGCGGTACGACGGAATGCGGCTGTCCAGGTAGTCGGTGGCCACCGCCGGGCGCACGAACAGGAAATCGTTGTGGAAGTAGTCGCGGTGCAGGATGCGGCACGACACCGAATTGAAAAACGTCTCGGCGCATTCGGGCTGGCGGTGGCCCGCCAGCAGGCTCACGAACTGCTGCTTCACGTCTTGCCAGAAGACGGTCTGGGCCGGCGTCAGGCCGGCCGCGTCTTCGGGCGCCGCCGAGTGCCGCAGCGCCTGGCGCAGTTGCGTGGCGCATTCGCGCACGCGCATGTCGTAGTATTCGATGCGCTCGCGCGACAGCTGCTGTATGCCATGCCAGTCGCCCGATTCGAACAGCGCCTTGGCGCGCTGCGCGCTGTAGCGGAACAGCGCGTAGTGGCGGTCGAAGCCGGCCAGGATCTGGCGGGCGACCTCCAGCGGCTGCGGCTGGGGCGCCGGAGCCGGTTCGATGCGCTGGACGTCGCCGTGGTAGATCATGGCAATGGGCGGCCGGCGGGATCAGGCCGTTTCGGCGTACAGTTCGCGGCCGATCAGCATGCGGCGGATCTCGCTGGTGCCCGCGCCGATTTCATACAGCTTGGCGTCGCGCCACAGGCG is from Bordetella petrii and encodes:
- the aceK gene encoding bifunctional isocitrate dehydrogenase kinase/phosphatase produces the protein MIYHGDVQRIEPAPAPQPQPLEVARQILAGFDRHYALFRYSAQRAKALFESGDWHGIQQLSRERIEYYDMRVRECATQLRQALRHSAAPEDAAGLTPAQTVFWQDVKQQFVSLLAGHRQPECAETFFNSVSCRILHRDYFHNDFLFVRPAVATDYLDSRIPSYRVYYPLTEGLRKSLIRMVADFGLAAAYADLPRDTRLLARAAVRQLRAQWPRQLGRRLASDCQVQVLGSLFFRNKGAYVVGRLINQGTVHPFAVALARNAAGQIELDALLLGADDLSTLFSFTRAYFLVDMETPAAVVSFLSSLVPRKPKAELYTMIGLQKQGKTLFYRDFLHHLAHSRDAFDIAPGIKGMVMCVFTLPSYPYVFKLIKDRIDKDGIDHATVRRKYQMVKLHDRVGRMADTWEYSQVALPRARFAPALLDELRQRVPSLLEENDDTVVIRHVYIERRMTPLNLYLQHAPEPLLEQAVREYGDAIRQLATANIFPGDMLYKNFGVTRLGRVVFYDYDEIQRMTEMQFRRIPPAPNEEAELASEPWYAVGPNDVFPEEFERFLLGDPRVRRAFLRHHADLLQPEWWQACRAHVAQGRIEEFFPYDTDRRLRPGSAPRRLAAS